A single window of Methylocella tundrae DNA harbors:
- a CDS encoding DUF5996 family protein, with protein sequence MAQPGDVLDASNAWPELDYAAGRETYETLHLLTQIVGKIRLSRTPWLNHSWHVTLYACARGLTTSPIPYGEGAFEICFDFIAHRLIVETSDGQRWHMPLRSSTIADLYATLMAGLAGLGVRLAINETPNELPDPIRFNEDRLHGHYDPDQAHRFWEALLRIDRVFKLFRTGFLGKCSPVHFFWGSFDLAVTRFSGRRAPLHPGGVPYLPDSVVREAYSHEVSSAGFWPGGGGIDYPAFYSYAYPAPPGFSSAVLRPQRAFFSTDLQEFILPYDCVRTAPAPDEALLQFLQSTYDAAAVGAAWDRASLECGPGEIGRPRAISAPL encoded by the coding sequence ATGGCGCAGCCTGGAGACGTTTTGGACGCTTCGAACGCATGGCCCGAGCTTGACTACGCGGCCGGCCGGGAGACCTATGAGACGCTGCATCTGTTGACGCAGATCGTCGGCAAGATCCGGCTGTCGCGAACGCCCTGGCTCAATCACTCCTGGCATGTGACGCTTTATGCCTGCGCGCGAGGGTTGACGACTTCGCCAATCCCCTACGGCGAAGGCGCGTTCGAGATCTGCTTCGACTTTATCGCGCACCGGCTGATCGTCGAGACGAGCGATGGCCAAAGGTGGCATATGCCGCTCCGGTCTTCGACCATCGCCGATCTTTATGCGACGCTCATGGCGGGGCTCGCCGGCTTGGGCGTCCGATTGGCGATCAATGAAACGCCGAACGAACTCCCGGACCCGATCCGCTTCAATGAAGACCGGCTGCACGGCCATTATGATCCAGATCAGGCGCATCGCTTCTGGGAAGCGTTGCTGCGCATTGATCGTGTCTTTAAGCTGTTTCGCACCGGTTTTCTCGGCAAATGCAGCCCTGTGCATTTCTTCTGGGGCAGTTTCGATCTCGCCGTGACGCGCTTCTCCGGGCGGCGCGCGCCGCTGCATCCGGGCGGCGTTCCCTATCTTCCCGACAGCGTCGTGCGCGAGGCCTATTCGCATGAGGTGAGCAGCGCTGGCTTCTGGCCGGGCGGCGGCGGAATCGATTATCCAGCGTTCTATTCCTATGCCTATCCGGCGCCGCCCGGCTTTTCCTCGGCTGTCCTGCGTCCGCAACGGGCGTTTTTCAGCACAGACTTGCAGGAGTTCATCCTGCCTTACGACTGCGTGCGAACGGCGCCTGCACCGGACGAGGCTTTGCTGCAATTTCTACAGAGCACTTATGATGCGGCCGCCGTTGGCGCGGCATGGGATCGCGCTTCGCTTGAATGCGGGCCCGGGGAAATCGGGCGTCCCCGCGCGATCTCCGCCCCGCTTTGA
- a CDS encoding AsmA family protein, producing MAEVATTASLSPQPPRRQVTRWIAAFGFLAIFLGMTVAAVPWLFSTNVLRNEIIAQIRRMTGLIAISQGHAVFVVLPQPHISIDNIRFADPSGALRIDAAYLKGYLRVAALLQGRLEIASATLGEPEMVINLDGHPMPSDSAIGRAANAKSSSPQATSADEARLGVVSLVDGSARLTSSLGDGDLWIDAINVTLDWRKLGAAANLTGTARFRGQSADIAAIVDHPTDLMRGEQSALSLKVNGPALSLSAEGNLASAPKAQFTGRIFASAPSLRKLVETGGYFVELPAPFQDFALTSDASIGASGASFSNLRLQLDGNAYEGALAVMMGQAKPILSGTLATSDLSLRPFLANLSPALGRDGQWSHDAFDLDEENFADVDLRVSAARLALPGIELEDAAFSLMNQKQRLDIALIEARAYQGSVKGRASFAKTGAGLAMHGSAVFSGVDAAGVWPNSIESWKVEGALTAAGNVESTGANMSELMRNLNGHAQIALERGQIGGINLDQALRWIDTRPLGLADDIRYGGTGFDELGFSLRIAKGVAEIEDGRMRGRNLALGFGGSIDIGERALNVHATATTAGGEVKPGAERPKFSFDLAGSFDDLALIPDARSLIRQSGAAAPLFSSAPDGVKPTSSVEAH from the coding sequence ATGGCTGAAGTGGCGACGACTGCTTCCCTTTCCCCGCAACCGCCGCGCAGGCAGGTCACGAGATGGATCGCGGCCTTCGGCTTTCTCGCCATTTTCCTCGGCATGACGGTCGCCGCCGTTCCATGGCTGTTTTCGACGAATGTGCTGCGCAATGAGATCATCGCGCAAATCCGGCGCATGACCGGGCTCATTGCGATATCACAAGGCCACGCCGTTTTCGTTGTTTTGCCGCAGCCCCACATCAGCATCGACAATATCCGTTTCGCCGACCCGTCCGGCGCACTGCGCATCGACGCTGCTTATCTCAAGGGCTATCTGCGCGTCGCGGCGCTTCTGCAGGGGCGGCTCGAGATCGCGTCGGCGACCCTTGGCGAACCTGAGATGGTGATCAATCTCGACGGTCATCCGATGCCTTCCGACAGCGCGATCGGGCGCGCCGCGAATGCAAAATCATCAAGCCCGCAGGCGACATCCGCCGATGAGGCGCGGCTTGGAGTGGTGTCATTGGTTGATGGCAGCGCCCGGCTGACGTCGAGCCTTGGCGATGGGGATCTTTGGATCGACGCGATCAATGTGACCCTCGACTGGCGCAAATTGGGCGCCGCCGCGAATCTCACCGGGACAGCGCGTTTTCGGGGACAGAGCGCCGATATCGCCGCCATCGTCGATCATCCGACGGATTTGATGCGCGGCGAACAGTCCGCGCTGAGCCTCAAGGTCAACGGGCCGGCATTGTCGCTCTCAGCCGAAGGCAATCTTGCAAGCGCGCCGAAGGCGCAATTCACCGGGCGCATTTTCGCCTCCGCTCCGTCGCTGCGCAAACTGGTCGAAACGGGGGGATATTTTGTCGAGCTGCCGGCTCCTTTCCAGGATTTCGCCCTGACCTCGGACGCCAGCATCGGCGCGTCAGGCGCCAGTTTTTCAAATCTGCGCCTTCAGCTCGACGGCAATGCCTATGAGGGCGCTCTCGCGGTCATGATGGGGCAGGCCAAGCCGATTCTTTCCGGCACGCTGGCGACGAGCGATTTGTCCTTGCGGCCCTTCCTGGCCAATCTGTCTCCGGCGCTCGGGCGCGACGGGCAATGGAGCCATGACGCTTTTGATCTCGACGAAGAGAATTTCGCCGACGTGGACCTGCGGGTCTCCGCGGCCCGCCTCGCGCTGCCAGGGATCGAACTGGAGGACGCCGCATTTTCCCTGATGAACCAGAAGCAGCGTCTCGACATCGCCTTGATCGAGGCCAGGGCCTATCAGGGGAGCGTCAAGGGACGCGCATCTTTCGCCAAGACCGGCGCCGGGCTCGCCATGCACGGCAGCGCGGTTTTCTCCGGCGTCGACGCCGCCGGGGTGTGGCCGAACTCCATCGAATCGTGGAAAGTCGAGGGCGCGCTGACCGCCGCGGGCAATGTCGAGAGCACGGGCGCCAATATGAGCGAATTGATGCGCAATCTCAACGGCCATGCACAGATCGCGCTGGAGCGCGGCCAAATTGGGGGGATCAATCTCGATCAGGCTTTGCGCTGGATCGACACGAGGCCGCTGGGGCTTGCCGATGATATACGCTATGGCGGCACTGGCTTCGATGAACTCGGTTTCAGCCTTCGCATCGCCAAGGGCGTCGCTGAAATCGAGGATGGGCGGATGCGCGGCCGGAACCTTGCCCTCGGCTTCGGCGGCTCCATCGACATTGGCGAGCGCGCGCTCAATGTCCATGCGACCGCGACGACCGCCGGCGGCGAGGTTAAGCCTGGCGCCGAACGACCGAAATTTTCCTTCGACCTCGCGGGCTCGTTTGACGATCTCGCTCTCATTCCGGACGCGCGAAGCTTGATCCGGCAGTCTGGCGCGGCGGCGCCCCTGTTTTCCAGCGCTCCCGACGGCGTCAAACCGACATCCTCAGTTGAGGCGCATTGA
- a CDS encoding IS5 family transposase, producing MEPAWRVQPDLRRAGGQGRQARPAYDRRHASQSPSHGGKPAQKGAVPRRIGRTKGGLNSKLHAVCDGQGRPLVMLLSEGQMSDYKGAALMLGALPKAKAMLGDRGYDAGWFRNALAERGIVPCIPSKANRKIPINHDRTLYCQRHRIENMFGKLKDWRRIHTRYDRCAHTFFSAICIAATVIFWINQ from the coding sequence CTGGAGCCGGCTTGGCGTGTTCAACCGGATCTTCGCCGAGCTGGCGGCCAAGGGCGGCAAGCCCGACCGGCTTATGATCGACGCCACGCATCTCAAAGCCCATCGCACGGCGGCAAGCCTGCTCAAAAAGGGGCTGTTCCCAGACGTATCGGGCGCACCAAGGGCGGCCTGAACTCCAAGCTTCACGCGGTCTGCGATGGCCAGGGCCGCCCACTGGTGATGCTGCTGAGCGAAGGCCAGATGAGCGATTACAAGGGCGCGGCCCTGATGCTTGGCGCCTTGCCGAAAGCCAAGGCCATGCTCGGCGACAGAGGCTACGACGCCGGCTGGTTCCGCAACGCCCTGGCCGAACGCGGTATCGTCCCCTGCATCCCGTCGAAGGCGAACCGCAAAATACCGATCAACCACGACCGCACGCTTTACTGTCAGCGCCACAGGATCGAGAACATGTTCGGCAAGCTGAAAGACTGGCGCCGCATCCACACCCGCTACGATCGATGCGCACACACCTTTTTCTCCGCAATCTGCATCGCCGCAACCGTCATCTTCTGGATCAATCAATGA
- a CDS encoding type 1 glutamine amidotransferase — protein MRILVFQHLSVEHPGIFRALWTEAGHDWETVELDAGETIPALDGFDLLAVMGGPMDVWQERTHPWLVREKAAIRHWVRVLGRPYLGICLGHQLLAAALGGKVSLMARPEVGLAQIDLTPNGQDDPLFQGFAPGFETFQWHGAEVSRLPEGATILAGNSACPAQAIRWGRHAYGLQFHTEVEASAVGEWEQIPEYKESLEKAIGARNAAALGETIAPKLAAFSASARLISENLGNIVAGAPQRQRV, from the coding sequence ATGCGTATTTTGGTGTTTCAACATCTCTCTGTCGAGCATCCCGGTATCTTCCGCGCGTTGTGGACTGAAGCCGGACACGACTGGGAAACGGTCGAACTCGACGCCGGAGAGACGATCCCGGCTCTCGACGGCTTCGACCTTCTCGCCGTCATGGGCGGACCGATGGACGTGTGGCAGGAGAGAACCCATCCGTGGCTCGTCCGCGAAAAGGCTGCGATCCGTCATTGGGTGCGGGTTTTGGGGCGTCCCTATCTCGGCATCTGTCTCGGCCACCAGCTTCTTGCCGCCGCGCTTGGCGGGAAGGTCAGCCTCATGGCGCGGCCCGAAGTCGGCCTCGCGCAGATAGACCTGACGCCAAACGGCCAGGACGATCCGCTGTTTCAAGGGTTCGCCCCGGGCTTTGAGACCTTTCAGTGGCATGGCGCGGAGGTATCCCGCCTTCCCGAAGGAGCGACGATCCTCGCCGGAAATTCGGCCTGCCCGGCGCAGGCCATCCGCTGGGGGCGGCACGCCTATGGCCTGCAGTTTCACACTGAGGTGGAGGCAAGCGCCGTCGGCGAATGGGAACAGATTCCGGAGTATAAAGAGAGCCTTGAGAAGGCGATCGGCGCGCGGAACGCCGCCGCCCTTGGGGAAACGATAGCGCCTAAATTGGCGGCGTTCAGCGCATCCGCGCGTCTCATCAGCGAGAATCTGGGCAATATCGTCGCCGGGGCGCCGCAGCGGCAGCGCGTCTGA
- a CDS encoding L-serine ammonia-lyase — MISIFELFKIGIGPSSSHTMGPMKAAGAFVQSLAEAGDLNAAARVRVDLYGSLAWTGRGHATDKAVILGLAGERPETIDPDRGDALVAAAAKTHSLPLGGVRAVAFDATRDIVFDRMSETPHHPNTLRFRAFDAEDKPLADERWCSIGGGFVVREEDMETPPVQTVKVPYPFANAAELLDIGAATGLAIAEIVEANECALRPRQEVERNLAGIIEAMMNCIDRGLRFDGELPGGLRVRRRAKMLLARFEADRLNNQRPPHEIMDRISLFAIAVNEENAAGGRVVTAPTNGAAGVVPAVLRYYRDYCPGASEAGMRAFLLTAAAVGALFKMNASISGAEVGCQGEVGVACSMAAAGLAAALGGSNEKIENAAEIGMEHHLGMTCDPIGGLVQIPCIERNAFGAVKAVNAASLALNGDGVHRVSLDQVIATMYQTGADMQTKYKETSQGGLAVNFTEC, encoded by the coding sequence ATGATCAGCATTTTCGAATTGTTCAAGATAGGCATCGGGCCTTCGTCTTCGCATACCATGGGGCCGATGAAGGCGGCGGGCGCCTTTGTCCAGTCTCTCGCCGAAGCCGGCGATCTCAACGCCGCCGCTCGCGTGCGGGTTGATCTTTATGGATCGCTCGCCTGGACCGGCAGGGGACATGCGACGGACAAGGCCGTCATTCTCGGCCTTGCCGGGGAGAGGCCCGAAACCATCGATCCCGATCGCGGCGACGCGCTTGTCGCCGCAGCCGCCAAAACGCACAGCCTGCCGCTTGGCGGCGTAAGGGCGGTCGCCTTCGACGCGACGCGCGACATTGTTTTCGACCGGATGAGCGAAACGCCGCATCATCCCAATACGCTACGCTTCAGGGCTTTCGACGCGGAAGACAAGCCGCTGGCGGATGAGCGATGGTGTTCGATCGGCGGCGGTTTCGTCGTTCGCGAAGAGGACATGGAGACGCCGCCGGTCCAGACGGTCAAGGTCCCCTATCCCTTCGCCAACGCGGCGGAGCTTCTTGATATCGGCGCTGCGACCGGCCTTGCCATCGCAGAGATCGTCGAGGCCAATGAATGCGCCTTGCGGCCGCGGCAAGAGGTCGAACGGAATCTTGCCGGGATCATCGAGGCCATGATGAATTGCATCGATCGCGGCCTCAGATTCGATGGCGAATTGCCGGGCGGTCTTCGCGTGCGCCGTCGCGCCAAGATGCTGCTTGCCCGCTTTGAGGCGGACCGCCTCAACAATCAGCGCCCGCCCCATGAAATCATGGATCGGATCAGCCTATTTGCGATCGCCGTCAATGAAGAAAACGCCGCGGGCGGACGCGTCGTCACGGCGCCGACGAATGGCGCGGCGGGCGTCGTCCCAGCCGTGCTGCGCTACTATCGCGACTATTGCCCCGGCGCCTCGGAGGCGGGGATGCGCGCCTTCCTGCTGACGGCCGCGGCGGTCGGCGCGCTCTTCAAGATGAACGCCTCGATTTCCGGCGCCGAAGTCGGTTGCCAGGGTGAGGTTGGCGTCGCCTGCTCGATGGCGGCGGCGGGTCTTGCCGCGGCGCTTGGCGGCAGCAATGAAAAGATCGAGAACGCCGCCGAGATCGGCATGGAGCATCATTTGGGCATGACCTGCGATCCGATCGGCGGCCTCGTCCAGATTCCGTGCATCGAGCGCAACGCCTTCGGCGCGGTGAAGGCGGTCAACGCGGCCTCGCTGGCGCTGAATGGCGATGGCGTCCATCGGGTGTCGCTCGATCAGGTCATCGCAACCATGTATCAGACCGGCGCCGACATGCAGACGAAGTACAAGGAAACCTCGCAAGGGGGCCTTGCCGTCAATTTCACCGAGTGCTGA
- a CDS encoding 2Fe-2S iron-sulfur cluster-binding protein — MHEVDRQNGMIASGCVPMDNFSPSTEAIDAADDARLTISLILWDSAGNAQPIEGFAGERLLDALMRARADVMPVCNGRACCGGCRVRIDKGWRARVTPSGRGERSVLRYIDNPHEDDRLSCQIALTAAIGGLEIRTLERPQRPKSEPD, encoded by the coding sequence ATGCATGAGGTTGACCGCCAAAACGGCATGATCGCCTCCGGGTGCGTCCCTATGGATAATTTCTCTCCTTCGACCGAAGCGATTGACGCGGCCGACGACGCGCGGCTGACGATCTCGCTGATCCTTTGGGATAGCGCCGGAAATGCGCAGCCGATCGAGGGATTTGCGGGCGAACGCCTGCTCGACGCCCTGATGCGGGCGCGGGCAGACGTCATGCCCGTTTGCAATGGACGGGCTTGTTGCGGCGGATGCAGAGTGAGAATCGACAAAGGCTGGCGCGCTCGCGTCACGCCATCAGGCCGGGGCGAACGAAGCGTGCTGCGCTATATCGACAACCCGCACGAAGACGATCGGCTATCGTGCCAGATCGCCTTGACGGCCGCGATCGGCGGTCTCGAAATCCGCACGCTCGAAAGGCCGCAACGGCCCAAATCGGAACCGGACTAG
- a CDS encoding nitroreductase family protein, whose amino-acid sequence MTIEARAEEGLLALLESRRSAGGGLIGEPGPNEGQLRRLLTIAARAPDHGVLEPWRFIVIEGDARAQASEKLAECYLAENAAMEPGKLQKFAAIMARVFTSSPVVVIVVSRTDGTAKIPVFEQELSAGAVCMNLLTAAHAMGFAANWVTGFAASSPRARKVLGAAEDEKIAGVIFIGTAKEKPADRKRPDVDAITTRWRNL is encoded by the coding sequence ATGACGATCGAAGCTCGTGCGGAGGAAGGCCTGCTCGCCCTGCTCGAAAGCCGCCGCTCGGCGGGTGGCGGCCTGATCGGGGAGCCGGGGCCAAATGAGGGCCAGCTTCGCCGCCTGCTGACGATCGCCGCCCGCGCGCCGGATCATGGCGTGCTCGAGCCCTGGCGCTTCATCGTCATTGAGGGCGACGCCCGGGCGCAAGCGAGCGAAAAGCTGGCTGAATGCTACCTGGCCGAGAATGCGGCGATGGAGCCTGGCAAACTGCAGAAATTCGCCGCCATCATGGCGCGCGTCTTCACATCGTCGCCGGTCGTAGTGATCGTCGTGAGCCGGACCGACGGGACCGCGAAAATTCCCGTCTTCGAGCAGGAATTGTCCGCCGGAGCGGTTTGCATGAATCTTCTCACCGCAGCGCATGCGATGGGGTTCGCGGCCAATTGGGTGACAGGCTTTGCGGCCTCGAGTCCTCGCGCCCGCAAGGTCCTCGGCGCCGCGGAAGACGAAAAAATCGCAGGCGTCATTTTCATAGGAACGGCGAAAGAAAAACCGGCGGATCGCAAACGCCCAGACGTCGATGCGATTACCACAAGGTGGCGCAACCTCTGA
- a CDS encoding MBL fold metallo-hydrolase has product MPNPYYEGPASDHFDGERFFNPGRRRETPPLRALLRWRLNGQKAKWPQGVPSPYKDRPPERVETLRIALVGHASFLIQAAGCNILVDPHWSERASPFSFAGPRRFNAPGIAFDDLPPIDVVLVTHNHYDHLDVATLIRLWRAHRPLIVAPLGNDRVIQIADPNIAVSTGDWGERFVLSPHVVATITPADHWSARGLRDRRMALWGGFALEAPAGLVYIAGDTGYGDGSIFRGVRKRFGSPAVALIPIGAYEPRWLMAPQHVDPAEAVKIMRDCGARQALGVHWGTFHLSDENHDAPEKALTEALEAYAIAPRRFIALRPGQVWENTAG; this is encoded by the coding sequence ATGCCCAATCCTTATTACGAAGGTCCGGCTTCAGATCATTTCGACGGCGAACGCTTCTTCAATCCGGGCCGGCGCCGCGAGACGCCGCCTCTGCGCGCGCTGCTGCGGTGGCGGCTGAACGGCCAGAAAGCGAAATGGCCGCAAGGCGTGCCGAGTCCTTACAAGGATCGCCCGCCGGAGCGGGTCGAAACATTGCGCATCGCCTTGGTCGGCCACGCGTCTTTTCTGATCCAGGCCGCCGGCTGCAATATCCTCGTCGATCCGCATTGGTCGGAGCGCGCGAGCCCCTTCTCCTTCGCTGGGCCGAGGCGCTTTAACGCTCCAGGCATCGCCTTCGACGATCTGCCGCCGATCGATGTCGTGCTGGTGACGCACAATCACTATGACCATCTGGATGTCGCGACCCTGATCCGGCTTTGGCGCGCGCATCGCCCGCTCATCGTGGCGCCGCTCGGCAACGACCGTGTGATCCAGATCGCGGATCCAAATATCGCGGTCTCGACCGGCGACTGGGGCGAACGCTTCGTTCTGTCGCCTCATGTTGTGGCGACGATCACGCCCGCCGACCACTGGTCCGCCCGCGGCCTGCGCGATCGCCGCATGGCGCTCTGGGGCGGCTTCGCGCTCGAGGCGCCGGCCGGCCTTGTCTATATCGCGGGCGACACGGGCTATGGCGATGGCTCCATCTTTCGTGGCGTGCGCAAGAGATTCGGCTCGCCCGCGGTAGCGCTCATCCCCATCGGGGCCTATGAGCCGCGCTGGTTGATGGCGCCGCAGCACGTCGATCCGGCGGAGGCCGTGAAGATCATGCGCGACTGCGGCGCGCGTCAGGCGCTCGGCGTGCATTGGGGAACCTTCCATCTTAGCGACGAAAACCATGACGCCCCAGAAAAAGCGCTGACCGAGGCCCTTGAGGCCTATGCCATCGCGCCGCGGCGCTTCATCGCCCTGCGTCCGGGGCAGGTGTGGGAAAACACGGCCGGCTGA
- a CDS encoding MOSC domain-containing protein: protein MGKVSGLYRYPVKGFTAQPLTEVAVMPAAGFPKDRFYAFSKGTLQPSDYEAAPRPKTDFLMLLLHEQLAKLDAKFDDGGDDRLLLSMGGKPLFSGSLTQAEDVERLEQFIAAFMNGKVSGQPKLLRIEGRQFTDVAVTSEAMMRAVSLINLKSVRVLEEAVGAPVDPLRFRANIYFEGDNPWEEFDWIGKEVRIGPAGAVGVLRTKRCGATNVNPATAERDRNLPAALVRAFNHPDMGIYVEMKEGADITLGDVITLA from the coding sequence ATGGGGAAGGTTTCGGGTCTTTATCGATATCCTGTCAAGGGCTTTACGGCGCAGCCGCTGACGGAAGTGGCCGTCATGCCGGCGGCCGGATTTCCAAAGGACCGGTTTTACGCCTTCAGCAAGGGCACGCTTCAGCCGAGCGATTATGAGGCCGCGCCCCGTCCGAAAACCGATTTTCTGATGCTGCTGTTGCATGAACAATTGGCGAAGCTTGATGCAAAATTCGATGATGGCGGTGATGATCGCCTGTTGCTCTCAATGGGCGGCAAGCCGTTGTTCAGCGGTTCGCTGACCCAGGCCGAGGATGTTGAGCGTCTTGAGCAATTCATCGCGGCTTTCATGAACGGCAAGGTGTCGGGACAGCCGAAACTGCTGCGTATCGAAGGGCGCCAGTTCACTGATGTGGCGGTGACGAGCGAAGCCATGATGCGGGCGGTCTCGCTGATCAATCTGAAGTCTGTGCGCGTTCTTGAAGAGGCTGTCGGCGCGCCGGTCGATCCGTTGCGCTTTCGCGCCAATATTTACTTCGAAGGCGACAACCCCTGGGAGGAATTCGACTGGATCGGCAAGGAGGTTCGCATCGGTCCCGCCGGGGCCGTCGGCGTTTTGCGCACGAAGCGCTGCGGCGCGACCAACGTCAATCCAGCGACGGCGGAGCGTGACCGCAATCTGCCCGCGGCCCTCGTTCGCGCCTTCAATCATCCGGACATGGGCATCTATGTCGAAATGAAAGAGGGCGCCGATATCACTCTTGGCGACGTCATCACTCTCGCTTAG
- a CDS encoding 2OG-Fe dioxygenase family protein, giving the protein MNANLQLIAESLKLDGFAFAQAKQMEAALREAGLTDWDSFAQSWNDLGIDGYMADGGRYRRRRYAAFAAAQSEITRKPHQPHYQSRDYNPLNGGLERWFAPVTSAIGAHPAMRAILRACFDLFDGLTPADAKPAAWHVEIHQFRIEARAGEHGLPTPEGLHRDGVDWVLVLLVARENVASGMTSIHDLLKQNIGNFTLTQPMDAAFVDDSRVYHGVTPVEPLDPSRPAYRDVLVVTFRR; this is encoded by the coding sequence ATGAACGCAAATCTTCAACTCATCGCCGAATCTCTCAAGCTCGACGGCTTCGCATTCGCGCAAGCCAAACAGATGGAGGCTGCGCTGCGCGAGGCTGGCCTCACCGATTGGGACAGCTTTGCGCAAAGCTGGAACGATCTCGGCATCGATGGTTACATGGCCGATGGAGGGCGCTATCGCCGCCGCCGCTACGCCGCTTTCGCCGCCGCGCAGAGCGAAATTACGCGCAAGCCGCACCAGCCCCATTATCAGAGCCGGGATTATAATCCCTTGAATGGAGGGCTTGAGCGCTGGTTTGCGCCGGTGACGAGCGCAATCGGCGCCCATCCGGCCATGCGGGCGATCCTGCGCGCCTGTTTCGATCTCTTCGACGGTTTGACGCCAGCCGACGCCAAGCCTGCGGCATGGCACGTCGAAATCCATCAATTCCGAATCGAAGCGCGCGCCGGCGAGCACGGACTGCCAACGCCCGAGGGATTGCACCGGGATGGCGTCGACTGGGTGCTCGTTTTGCTGGTTGCGCGCGAAAACGTCGCCAGCGGCATGACCTCGATCCACGATCTTCTGAAACAAAACATCGGCAATTTCACTCTGACGCAGCCGATGGACGCCGCCTTCGTCGATGATTCGAGGGTCTATCACGGCGTCACGCCGGTCGAGCCTCTCGATCCTTCGCGTCCGGCTTATCGGGATGTGCTCGTCGTGACCTTCCGCCGCTAG
- a CDS encoding Crp/Fnr family transcriptional regulator gives MQTLARLPFFKDVADLDFERFDRLCLWRRFDDGELVVDYEDESSDVYFIVAGEVRVLIRTVAGKEIILGESRAGQFFGEMTAIDGAKRSANVTALTKSELCIMPAHVFREVIFASQTACDRILRLLTGRIRELNARLAEHSIFDLKHRLYSELLRMAHPRPGRPTERAVTPPPFHHVLAARIGCRREQVTRELSALAQEGLIEKTRGALVLVRPGVLEARLAEAMREGG, from the coding sequence ATGCAGACCCTCGCGCGCCTACCATTTTTCAAGGATGTCGCCGATCTCGACTTCGAGCGTTTTGATCGGCTCTGTCTGTGGCGCCGGTTCGACGATGGCGAACTCGTCGTCGATTACGAAGACGAATCATCCGATGTTTATTTCATCGTCGCCGGTGAAGTGCGGGTCCTGATCCGCACCGTCGCCGGCAAGGAGATTATCCTCGGAGAAAGCCGCGCCGGCCAGTTCTTCGGCGAAATGACGGCGATCGACGGCGCTAAACGCTCGGCCAATGTGACCGCCTTGACGAAGTCGGAACTCTGCATCATGCCGGCCCATGTGTTCCGCGAGGTCATTTTCGCCTCGCAGACGGCTTGCGACCGCATCTTGCGGCTGCTGACCGGCCGCATTCGCGAGCTGAACGCAAGGCTCGCCGAACATTCGATCTTCGATCTGAAGCACCGCCTCTATTCTGAACTGTTGCGCATGGCGCATCCGCGCCCCGGCAGGCCGACGGAACGAGCAGTGACGCCGCCGCCTTTCCATCACGTTCTGGCGGCGCGCATCGGTTGCCGGCGCGAGCAGGTCACGCGCGAACTCTCGGCTCTGGCTCAGGAGGGCCTCATAGAGAAAACCCGCGGCGCCCTCGTTCTCGTCCGGCCTGGCGTCCTGGAAGCGCGTCTAGCCGAAGCGATGCGCGAAGGCGGCTGA